In one window of Pseudodesulfovibrio sediminis DNA:
- the fliG gene encoding flagellar motor switch protein FliG, producing the protein MADFTGPQKTAIVLLALGEKFTGEVFKRMERNEIAAVSKAMLETDSVPKEEVLEVLKEYNEALVYGAELLVGGPEQVKRLLTKSLDAETAKYIMDSLDLDTGPTPFQELENVSPRILAQILRNEHPQTLALILGHLHPDQAAELIQNLPAGVRAEVLMRLAKLEAVAEEMLMEVDKVLQSQLIAMGGKEGKKVGGVNSVAEILNAVDRNTEEEVLSEIEEESTQMAEDIRNLMFVFEDVKSVDDVAIRELLKEVSNEDLTVALKGASEDLRDKFFKNLSERASAMIKEDLEIMPPKKLSEVEAAQQSIVKTVRRLEDEGKIVISRGGSDVFI; encoded by the coding sequence ATGGCTGACTTCACCGGACCCCAGAAAACAGCCATCGTGCTCCTCGCTCTTGGCGAGAAGTTTACGGGGGAAGTGTTCAAGCGGATGGAGCGCAATGAGATTGCGGCCGTGTCCAAGGCCATGCTCGAAACCGACTCCGTGCCCAAGGAAGAGGTCCTCGAAGTGCTCAAGGAGTACAACGAAGCCCTTGTCTACGGTGCCGAGCTTCTGGTGGGTGGCCCGGAACAGGTCAAGCGTCTGCTGACCAAGTCTCTGGACGCGGAAACCGCCAAATACATCATGGACTCCCTGGACCTGGACACCGGCCCCACGCCCTTCCAGGAATTGGAGAACGTCAGCCCGCGCATCCTGGCCCAGATCTTGCGGAACGAACACCCGCAGACCCTGGCCCTCATTCTGGGACATCTGCATCCGGATCAGGCAGCCGAACTCATTCAAAACCTGCCCGCCGGCGTCCGCGCCGAAGTACTCATGCGCCTGGCCAAACTGGAAGCCGTTGCCGAAGAGATGCTTATGGAAGTCGACAAGGTTCTGCAGAGCCAGCTCATCGCCATGGGCGGCAAGGAAGGCAAAAAGGTCGGTGGTGTCAACTCCGTTGCTGAAATTCTCAACGCCGTGGACCGCAACACCGAGGAAGAGGTCCTCTCCGAAATCGAAGAGGAATCCACCCAGATGGCCGAGGACATCAGAAACCTCATGTTCGTTTTCGAAGACGTCAAATCCGTTGACGATGTCGCCATTCGCGAACTGCTCAAGGAGGTTTCCAACGAAGACCTCACCGTGGCGCTCAAGGGTGCCTCCGAAGACCTGCGCGACAAATTCTTCAAGAATCTGTCGGAACGTGCGTCTGCAATGATCAAGGAAGACCTGGAGATCATGCCGCCGAAGAAGCTTTCCGAAGTCGAAGCGGCGCAGCAGTCCATCGTCAAGACGGTCCGCCGTCTGGAAGACGAGGGCAAGATTGTCATCAGCAGAGGCGGCAGCGATGTCTTTATCTAG
- a CDS encoding FliH/SctL family protein, with protein sequence MSLSRFGTRNPNLTGKVVMGMTTPGPDEMTIQEIEGKRQIMWDDATNEEYLNRVKDKAKEAAKEIKLLAELEAEALRATAQREGYEAGLVQAQEELDQHVQALTSQTEDLLAKLGASGSSIFEARRQDIISLIRLAVEKTLKVELEEKRMASLEELMQEALDRIESQRQLDIRCHPADVEGLEAYLSTIQERTPSLQYWSVKGDASIESGGVMVEAAGGKVDNTIDTRWNGVEPIFEQLAAQITATDED encoded by the coding sequence ATGTCTTTATCTAGATTCGGTACACGCAACCCCAATCTCACGGGCAAGGTGGTCATGGGTATGACCACACCCGGCCCTGACGAGATGACCATTCAGGAGATTGAAGGCAAGCGCCAGATCATGTGGGACGACGCCACCAATGAGGAATACCTCAACAGGGTCAAGGACAAAGCCAAGGAAGCGGCCAAAGAGATCAAGCTCCTGGCAGAACTGGAAGCTGAAGCACTGAGGGCCACTGCACAACGCGAAGGATACGAAGCAGGATTGGTCCAGGCTCAAGAAGAACTGGATCAGCATGTGCAGGCCCTGACATCCCAGACCGAAGACCTGCTGGCCAAACTGGGAGCATCCGGCTCCTCCATTTTCGAAGCCCGCAGACAGGACATCATCAGTCTCATCCGCCTTGCCGTGGAGAAAACCCTGAAGGTAGAACTGGAAGAAAAACGCATGGCATCTCTGGAAGAGCTCATGCAGGAAGCGTTGGACCGCATTGAATCCCAACGTCAGCTTGACATCCGGTGTCATCCTGCTGACGTGGAGGGGCTGGAGGCGTACCTGTCCACCATTCAGGAGCGCACCCCCTCCCTGCAATACTGGAGCGTCAAAGGGGACGCCAGCATTGAATCCGGCGGCGTGATGGTCGAAGCTGCCGGAGGAAAGGTGGACAACACCATTGATACGCGCTGGAATGGCGTTGAACCTATTTTTGAACAATTGGCCGCCCAGATCACGGCAACTGACGAGGATTAG
- a CDS encoding FliI/YscN family ATPase codes for MSMESRFGLLEELDPCQTFGKVTKVVGLIAEGHGIKAPLGSVCYLMPPGGDPIPAEVVGFKDSACLFMPYSDMRGIGPGSLIQNAATPPHMPVGPEFLGRAVDAFGDPLDGKGPIHSETFVPLHREPPNPLERPRINEPLDVGIRSVNSLLTLGKGQRVGIMAGSGVGKSTTLGMMARYTKADINVIALVGERGREVVEFMERDLGPEGMKRSVLVVATSDKSPLIRMRAAYAATAIAEYFRDEGKDVLLMMDSVTRFAMAGREVGLAAGEPPTRGGYTPSVFAHLPQLLERAGKNMKGSITGIYTVLVDGDDFTEPIADSTRSILDGHIVLTRELADLGHYPAIDVLKSISRLRSDITTNEAQANGRKLLRHMATFKRVEDMVNIGAYQKGANAEVDKAISMVGPINTFLRQLVAEQVTLDEAFAAMNALVGEQKKEQPKQAQAAPSPENIGVSMG; via the coding sequence ATGAGCATGGAATCGAGGTTCGGCCTGCTCGAAGAACTGGACCCCTGCCAGACCTTCGGCAAGGTCACCAAGGTCGTCGGCCTCATCGCCGAAGGCCATGGGATCAAGGCTCCGCTCGGCTCCGTGTGTTATCTCATGCCCCCTGGCGGCGATCCCATCCCCGCAGAGGTCGTCGGTTTCAAGGACAGCGCCTGTCTGTTCATGCCCTACTCGGACATGCGCGGCATAGGCCCCGGCTCCCTCATTCAGAACGCGGCTACCCCGCCTCACATGCCTGTTGGACCGGAATTTCTGGGACGTGCCGTGGATGCCTTTGGCGATCCTCTTGACGGCAAGGGCCCCATTCACTCAGAAACATTTGTTCCCCTGCACCGCGAACCGCCGAACCCGCTGGAACGCCCCCGCATCAACGAACCGCTGGATGTCGGCATCCGCTCGGTCAACTCCCTGCTGACCCTTGGCAAAGGCCAGCGCGTAGGCATCATGGCCGGTTCAGGCGTGGGTAAATCCACAACACTCGGCATGATGGCCCGCTATACCAAAGCGGATATCAACGTCATTGCCCTGGTTGGCGAGCGTGGTAGAGAGGTAGTGGAATTCATGGAACGCGACCTCGGCCCCGAGGGAATGAAACGCTCCGTACTGGTGGTGGCCACATCGGACAAAAGCCCGCTCATTCGCATGCGCGCCGCCTATGCGGCAACGGCCATTGCTGAATATTTCCGTGACGAAGGCAAAGACGTCCTGCTCATGATGGACTCTGTCACCCGATTTGCCATGGCAGGTCGCGAGGTCGGTCTGGCTGCAGGCGAACCGCCCACACGCGGTGGGTACACCCCCAGTGTGTTTGCCCACCTGCCACAACTGCTGGAGCGCGCAGGCAAAAACATGAAAGGCTCCATTACCGGCATATACACGGTGCTGGTGGATGGTGATGATTTTACGGAACCCATTGCGGATTCCACCCGTTCCATTCTTGACGGTCACATAGTGCTGACCCGCGAACTGGCCGATCTCGGCCATTATCCGGCCATTGACGTGCTCAAGTCCATAAGCCGTCTTCGTTCCGACATCACGACAAACGAAGCACAAGCCAACGGTCGCAAACTGCTCAGACATATGGCGACATTCAAACGGGTCGAGGACATGGTCAATATCGGCGCCTATCAAAAGGGCGCCAACGCCGAAGTGGACAAGGCCATATCCATGGTCGGCCCCATCAACACGTTCCTGCGCCAGCTTGTGGCCGAACAGGTCACGCTGGACGAAGCGTTTGCAGCAATGAATGCACTTGTTGGAGAGCAGAAAAAAGAACAGCCCAAACAAGCTCAAGCGGCCCCTTCACCAGAGAACATCGGCGTCAGCATGGGTTAG